TTGTGGCGGTTCTTGTAGAAATGCTGCACGAATCACGGGTTCTGAACCGAAAGGAACTCTCCAAACGAGTCAAAGCGCGGCGAGGCTAAGGTTTGAGTAGTCGGAGTTGAGCTTCGACCTCTTCCCAGGAGTAGCGACGTCCCTGATCAATACCAGGGCACTCTTTTCGTTCCCTAACCCATCCACCTGGGGATTTTACGATTTCCGGCCAAAACGGATAAGTCCGACACTGCACAGGTCGCGCGCTATGGATTGTACACGCGTCATCGAGCAGAAACGGACAGGCGGACTCCTCCGGCACATCTACATAGTACCGGCCATCGGAGGTCTCCAAGAAGCGTTCCTCGAACTCTTCCGGACTGATGCCCAAAAACGCCGAAGCCGTCGCGATATCTTCCTCAGTGAAGAAGACCCACCCAGGTTTCCGACAACATTCACCACAGCCCGTGCACTCGAAACGCAAGGACTTCATTCCAATGGGTCCTTTGTCATCACGACCTTGGACTGGATGGACTGACCGCCAGGAGAAACCCCTACCTGCTCATAATTGACGCGTGCTCGATTCACCCGCTTGGCGTCGAGGTCCACCCAAAACTCACCTTTACCGATGCCGTGTCCTTCATACCCCGAACCCTTCGCTTTGCCCGTCAGGTTTTGGTCCACATAGGCCACGCGCTTATCCGTGCCGGCGACATAGCCGCGAAAGGTCATGGTAACTTGGACTTCGCCGCTAATTACCTTACCCGAGGCATCTCGGGCCTCGATCGGAATCGTGTAATTCCAAGCTTCATCCACATTGACGGCCTCCCGTGGGAAATGCGGCGAGAGGTAGTACGAGGCATCGGT
This Microvenator marinus DNA region includes the following protein-coding sequences:
- a CDS encoding YkgJ family cysteine cluster protein; translation: MKSLRFECTGCGECCRKPGWVFFTEEDIATASAFLGISPEEFEERFLETSDGRYYVDVPEESACPFLLDDACTIHSARPVQCRTYPFWPEIVKSPGGWVRERKECPGIDQGRRYSWEEVEAQLRLLKP